One window of the Bacteroidota bacterium genome contains the following:
- the pyrI gene encoding aspartate carbamoyltransferase regulatory subunit yields METKEPRKELQVSAIENGTVIDHIAAKSLFQVLKLLHLENYENQILFGTNLDSKKYGKKGIIKVAGKYFKMEEINKIALVAPTATFIVIKDYHVHEKTKVEIPDEIYQIVKCFNPNCITNHERIPTRFHVIDKKDLKLQCRYCEKITEREDMVFI; encoded by the coding sequence ATGGAAACCAAAGAACCCAGAAAAGAATTACAGGTATCGGCCATTGAGAATGGCACTGTCATCGATCATATTGCTGCTAAAAGTCTGTTCCAGGTGTTGAAGCTGTTACATCTGGAAAACTATGAAAATCAGATTCTATTCGGTACCAACCTCGACAGCAAGAAGTATGGAAAAAAAGGGATTATCAAAGTTGCGGGTAAATACTTCAAGATGGAAGAAATCAATAAAATAGCCCTTGTTGCGCCGACTGCCACATTTATTGTAATCAAGGATTATCATGTCCATGAAAAGACTAAAGTCGAGATACCTGATGAAATTTACCAGATTGTAAAATGCTTCAATCCGAACTGTATCACCAATCATGAAAGGATTCCAACCAGGTTTCATGTGATTGATAAAAAGGACCTTAAGTTGCAGTGTCGCTATTGTGAAAAGATCACAGAGCGGGAGGATATGGTGTTTATTTAA
- the pyrB gene encoding aspartate carbamoyltransferase, with translation MKNRSLVSITDFTKEEYIRILDLAEKFEKKPIQNLLSGYVVATLFFEPSTRTRLSFESAISRLGGKVIGFSDSSSTSVSKGESLKDTILTVSRYVDLIVMRHPKEGSARFASEVSPVPIINAGDGANQHPTQCLLDLYSIRKTQGRLDNISIAFVGDLKYGRTVHSLVIALSHFNATFYFVAPEELKLPGIFKDYITGHDLKFHEFTELDEVIRVVDVIYMTRIQQERFADPIEYERVKHVYNLKAEMLRQTRKNLKILHPLPRVTEISEDVDDTSQAYYFDQVENGVYVRQALLTSILGVK, from the coding sequence ATGAAAAATCGGAGCCTGGTTTCCATCACTGATTTCACCAAGGAAGAGTACATCCGAATCCTTGATCTGGCAGAAAAGTTTGAGAAAAAGCCCATTCAAAATCTTCTCAGCGGTTACGTTGTGGCGACGCTCTTCTTCGAGCCTTCAACGCGAACCAGGTTGAGTTTCGAAAGCGCTATCTCGCGGCTGGGGGGCAAGGTTATCGGATTTTCGGATTCTTCATCGACCAGTGTATCAAAAGGTGAATCACTTAAAGATACCATACTGACTGTTAGTCGTTATGTTGATCTTATAGTGATGCGGCATCCAAAGGAAGGAAGTGCCCGCTTTGCCAGCGAAGTATCTCCGGTGCCCATAATCAATGCCGGCGATGGCGCCAACCAGCATCCCACACAATGCCTTTTGGATTTGTATTCCATTCGTAAAACACAGGGCAGGCTGGATAACATCAGCATTGCATTTGTCGGGGATCTCAAATATGGTCGGACTGTTCATTCATTGGTTATTGCACTTAGCCATTTCAATGCCACATTCTATTTTGTTGCACCTGAAGAGCTGAAGCTTCCGGGTATTTTCAAGGATTATATTACGGGCCACGACCTGAAATTTCATGAATTTACAGAGCTCGATGAAGTAATACGAGTTGTTGATGTCATCTATATGACCCGCATCCAACAGGAAAGATTTGCCGATCCGATCGAATATGAGCGTGTAAAACATGTTTACAATCTGAAAGCCGAGATGCTCAGGCAAACCAGGAAAAACCTCAAAATACTCCATCCCCTGCCGCGTGTTACTGAAATCAGCGAGGATGTGGATGACACATCACAGGCTTATTATTTCGACCAGGTTGAGAATGGCGTATATGTCCGTCAAGCATTATTAACCTCAATACTCGGAGTAAAATAA
- a CDS encoding cyclic 2,3-diphosphoglycerate synthase, translating to MKKNVIIIGAAGRDFHNFNTYFRNNEGYNVVAFTAAQIPDIDGRKYPASLAGKKQYPKGIPILAEAELPDLIKKLKVDDCVFAYSDVPYARVMGLSAIVNAAGANFMLLGPKDTMVKSTKPVIAVCATRTGCGKSQTSRRIIELLMEQGLKVVAIRHPMPYGDLEKQKVQRFATLADMVKHKCTIEEMEEYEPHVVRGNVIYAGVDYEAILREAEKDPKGCDVILWDGGNNDFSFYKPDLSITVVDPHRPGTEVNYYPGEVNLRMSDVVIINKMDSACPDGIQVVRENIARVNPKAVVIDAASPIKVDDPSVIRGKRVLVIEDGPTLTHGEMKIGAGIVAARKYGAAECVDPRPFIVGKLAETFSIYPNIGHLLPAMGYGKQQIKDLEATIKKTECDSVIVATPIDLRRIVKITKPNTRVYYNLQEIGDPNLTDILKAFIKKHKIGK from the coding sequence ATGAAAAAGAATGTCATCATCATCGGCGCTGCCGGAAGAGATTTCCACAATTTCAACACCTATTTCAGGAACAACGAGGGCTATAACGTTGTTGCATTCACTGCTGCGCAGATCCCTGATATTGACGGGCGGAAGTATCCTGCAAGTCTTGCAGGAAAAAAACAGTATCCAAAAGGAATTCCAATATTAGCTGAGGCAGAATTGCCTGATCTGATCAAAAAACTGAAGGTGGATGATTGTGTTTTTGCTTACAGCGATGTACCTTATGCAAGGGTTATGGGACTGAGTGCCATTGTTAATGCAGCGGGAGCAAACTTTATGCTGTTGGGGCCAAAAGACACCATGGTCAAAAGCACAAAGCCGGTGATTGCGGTGTGTGCGACACGTACAGGTTGCGGCAAGAGCCAGACCTCCCGCCGGATCATTGAGCTGCTGATGGAACAAGGATTAAAAGTTGTGGCTATACGACATCCAATGCCATATGGTGACCTCGAAAAACAAAAAGTGCAGCGGTTTGCCACCCTTGCCGACATGGTGAAGCACAAGTGCACCATTGAAGAGATGGAAGAGTATGAACCCCATGTTGTCAGAGGAAATGTCATTTATGCAGGAGTTGACTATGAAGCCATTCTGCGCGAAGCTGAGAAAGATCCAAAGGGATGCGACGTTATCCTTTGGGATGGGGGCAACAATGATTTTTCGTTTTACAAACCGGACTTGTCAATAACAGTAGTTGATCCTCACCGTCCGGGTACGGAGGTGAATTATTATCCCGGCGAAGTCAACCTACGGATGTCGGACGTGGTGATCATCAATAAGATGGACAGTGCCTGTCCGGATGGAATCCAGGTAGTAAGGGAAAACATCGCCAGGGTTAATCCAAAGGCTGTGGTCATTGACGCTGCATCACCAATCAAGGTCGACGATCCTTCTGTCATCAGAGGGAAACGTGTTCTGGTTATTGAAGATGGCCCGACACTGACCCATGGAGAAATGAAAATAGGCGCCGGTATTGTCGCCGCGCGCAAATACGGTGCAGCTGAATGTGTTGATCCCAGACCTTTCATCGTCGGGAAACTGGCCGAAACATTTTCTATTTATCCGAACATCGGACACTTGCTGCCGGCAATGGGCTATGGCAAACAGCAGATCAAGGACCTGGAAGCCACCATAAAAAAGACAGAATGCGACTCAGTCATTGTAGCCACTCCCATCGATCTGAGAAGGATTGTAAAGATCACCAAACCCAATACCAGGGTATATTATAATCTGCAGGAGATTGGTGATCCAAACCTGACAGATATACTTAAAGCTTTCATTAAAAAGCATAAGATCGGGAAGTAA
- a CDS encoding tryptophanase, which yields MIHSIEHVGMNSREYRHKSMIEAGYNTFLLKSEDVTIDFLTDSGTSAMSVDQWIAYYKAKETPATPDSYGEIVETSQKIYGYKYIILTHQGRAAEHIMSQMFIKPGDYVPGNMYFTTTKQHQELAGGTFVDVIVDEAHKASSEFQWKGNIDLEKLSSLYEKATKEGKKISYVSFEFNVNMAGGQPVSMNNIKEVYKYCKPRHIPVFFDATRCAENACFIQRKDPVYRNVPVADILLEMFSYGDGATISSKKDMLSNLSGSLLFKDNEAWYRQGQRMLQIFEGTYCSGGTSAGDMAAHAQGLREMVDDRYINSRIEQTAYLGKLLQEAGVPIVLPWGGHAIFVDARQFLSHIDQDQFPAQRLAAEIFIETGVRAMERGNVSKGRNPATGQNYRPALELVRLTIPRRVYTRDHMKAVAEGIINLYKNRHTLKGLRLTYEPDKLRFFQGRFEEV from the coding sequence ATCATCCATTCCATTGAGCATGTCGGCATGAACAGCCGGGAATACCGTCATAAATCGATGATTGAAGCCGGCTATAATACATTTCTACTGAAATCAGAAGATGTGACCATCGATTTTCTCACCGACTCAGGAACAAGTGCTATGAGTGTTGACCAGTGGATAGCTTATTATAAAGCAAAGGAGACGCCGGCGACACCGGATTCATACGGCGAAATCGTCGAAACTTCACAAAAGATATATGGTTACAAATATATCATTTTGACTCATCAGGGGCGTGCTGCCGAACATATCATGTCGCAAATGTTCATCAAACCTGGGGATTATGTGCCTGGCAATATGTACTTCACCACGACAAAACAACACCAGGAGCTGGCTGGGGGAACATTCGTGGATGTCATTGTGGATGAAGCACATAAAGCATCGTCGGAATTTCAATGGAAAGGGAATATCGATCTGGAAAAACTCAGCTCGCTATATGAAAAGGCCACCAAAGAAGGGAAAAAGATATCTTATGTTTCATTTGAGTTTAATGTAAATATGGCCGGGGGTCAGCCTGTGTCGATGAATAACATCAAAGAGGTTTACAAATATTGTAAGCCCCGGCATATTCCTGTATTTTTTGATGCAACACGTTGTGCCGAAAATGCCTGTTTCATCCAGAGGAAAGATCCGGTGTACCGCAATGTGCCTGTTGCAGACATACTTCTTGAAATGTTCAGCTATGGCGATGGCGCTACCATATCAAGTAAAAAGGATATGCTCAGTAATCTTTCAGGAAGTCTTTTGTTCAAGGATAATGAAGCCTGGTACAGACAAGGTCAGCGAATGCTCCAGATTTTTGAAGGCACTTATTGCAGTGGGGGCACTTCTGCAGGCGATATGGCAGCTCATGCCCAGGGTCTCAGAGAAATGGTTGATGACAGATACATAAACTCCCGTATAGAACAGACAGCTTATTTGGGGAAACTTCTTCAGGAGGCAGGTGTTCCGATAGTTCTTCCGTGGGGAGGTCATGCCATATTTGTGGATGCCCGGCAGTTTCTTTCACACATCGATCAGGACCAGTTCCCTGCTCAAAGGCTGGCGGCGGAAATATTTATTGAAACGGGAGTGAGAGCTATGGAACGTGGGAACGTCAGTAAAGGACGCAATCCTGCAACGGGGCAGAATTACCGGCCTGCCCTGGAACTGGTTCGTTTAACCATACCACGCCGTGTCTACACACGTGATCATATGAAAGCTGTCGCTGAAGGGATAATAAATCTTTATAAAAATCGGCATACTTTAAAAGGTCTCCGTCTCACCTACGAGCCGGATAAACTCCGATTTTTCCAGGGGCGGTTTGAGGAGGTTTAA
- the argS gene encoding arginine--tRNA ligase: MIVQLLTEKTCQAVKFLYKKNMDPETILVQKTNREFDGDLTIVVFPFSKIAGKQPQIIGEEIGTCLKNSISQIKSFNVIKGFLNLVIEDWYWKEFFINYVHDENYGIQAISDTQPVVIEYSSPNTNKPLHLGHIRNNLLGNSLSRIVKANGRKVVKVNLVNDRGIHVCKSMLAWTKWGRGETPESTGMKSDHLIGKYYVLFEKKYREQIQGMMDEGMTEDEAMKKAPLILEAQQLLRKWEDRDTETFAVWKMMNDWAYEGFNETYRRLGVDFDKIYYESETYLLGKKMVGEGLKNGVMFKKEDGSVWIDLTSDGLDEKVLQRADGTSVYVTQDLGTAQLRYDEFQPQKLIYVVGNEQIYHFNVLKLILKKLGRPWANDILHLSYGMVELPQGKMKSREGTVVDADDLMDEMMRTAKETTEKLGKVEGLSQDEAFNLNRMVSLAALKYFILKVDPMKTMLFNPQESIDFNGNTGPFIQYTHARIKSLIRKAAAENAYSPVASDKMDMAFDLITKERSLIKILHDFPAVLKEAGDSLSPAILANYIYELAKEFNQFYQEYPILKADSIVVSAFRIELSGFIGNVIKTAMDLLGIEVPERM; the protein is encoded by the coding sequence ATGATCGTACAATTATTGACCGAAAAAACCTGTCAGGCAGTAAAATTCTTATATAAAAAAAATATGGATCCTGAAACTATCCTTGTTCAGAAAACCAACAGGGAATTTGATGGTGATCTCACCATCGTTGTTTTTCCTTTTTCAAAAATAGCTGGCAAACAGCCACAGATTATCGGCGAAGAAATCGGTACATGCCTGAAAAATAGCATATCACAAATTAAGTCATTCAACGTCATTAAAGGATTCCTCAATCTGGTTATCGAGGATTGGTATTGGAAGGAATTCTTCATAAATTATGTTCATGATGAAAACTATGGTATTCAGGCCATAAGTGATACTCAACCTGTTGTCATTGAGTATTCATCGCCAAACACTAACAAACCTTTGCACCTGGGACATATCCGAAACAATCTTCTTGGAAATTCCCTCTCAAGGATTGTGAAAGCCAATGGCAGAAAAGTGGTGAAGGTCAACCTGGTCAATGATCGTGGTATACATGTGTGTAAGTCGATGCTTGCCTGGACAAAATGGGGCAGGGGAGAAACGCCGGAATCCACCGGTATGAAAAGCGATCATCTCATCGGCAAATACTATGTCCTCTTTGAGAAAAAATACAGGGAGCAGATTCAAGGAATGATGGATGAAGGGATGACCGAAGATGAGGCAATGAAAAAAGCCCCACTCATACTCGAAGCACAGCAATTGCTCAGGAAATGGGAAGACAGGGATACAGAAACCTTTGCTGTCTGGAAAATGATGAATGATTGGGCTTATGAAGGATTTAACGAGACCTACAGGAGGCTGGGTGTCGATTTTGACAAAATTTATTATGAGTCGGAAACTTATCTTCTTGGTAAGAAGATGGTCGGGGAGGGGCTGAAAAACGGCGTCATGTTTAAAAAAGAGGATGGATCCGTATGGATTGACCTGACATCCGACGGACTGGATGAAAAAGTATTGCAGCGTGCTGACGGCACTTCAGTTTATGTGACACAGGACCTTGGAACAGCTCAGTTACGATATGATGAGTTTCAGCCGCAGAAGCTTATTTATGTCGTGGGAAATGAACAGATCTATCATTTTAATGTGCTGAAGCTGATCCTGAAGAAGCTCGGCAGACCATGGGCCAATGATATTCTTCATCTTTCATACGGCATGGTTGAACTACCGCAGGGTAAAATGAAGTCGAGGGAAGGAACGGTGGTGGATGCCGATGACCTGATGGATGAAATGATGAGGACGGCAAAAGAGACCACCGAAAAATTGGGAAAGGTGGAAGGATTATCGCAAGATGAGGCATTTAACTTGAACCGCATGGTCAGTCTGGCTGCATTAAAATATTTTATCCTTAAAGTCGACCCGATGAAGACCATGCTTTTCAATCCGCAGGAATCCATCGATTTTAACGGCAATACAGGTCCTTTCATTCAGTATACCCATGCACGTATTAAATCATTAATACGCAAGGCTGCAGCCGAAAATGCATATTCACCTGTTGCATCTGACAAGATGGACATGGCGTTTGATTTGATAACCAAGGAACGTTCATTAATCAAAATATTGCATGATTTTCCTGCTGTCCTGAAGGAAGCTGGTGATTCACTTAGCCCAGCCATACTGGCTAACTATATCTATGAGCTGGCGAAGGAATTCAATCAGTTTTACCAGGAGTATCCCATTCTAAAAGCTGACAGTATAGTGGTGTCGGCATTCAGAATTGAGCTGTCAGGTTTTATCGGTAACGTGATAAAAACAGCGATGGATCTCTTGGGTATCGAAGTACCTGAAAGGATGTAA
- a CDS encoding T9SS type A sorting domain-containing protein — translation MMKKLLLITALMATGLWSLAQTDWIQVNSDLDAGRGIAQISVGMNDPTALWASAVNSTGALIDEYTRSTDGGTTWTQGYFNAGTGLSQLFAIDAMTCWAAFNTGATQGCYKTENGGVTWVKKGTAFGGTSFADVIHFFNDNDGCAVGDPIGGYYEIYTTTDRGESWTRVPSANIPPPSSADEYGITGNYDAVGDIIWFGTNKGRVFRSPDKGYTWTAALTAFGATVVVDCKFKDAQNGIAYRSYLDLGIEPVLNVTTDGGTTWTSVTVTGNMYSRWFAYVPGTENTYVSSSSAVNQSGISYTRDGGYAWTTLTAGYPFQAMAWFDDETGLAGTWAYAVPDIAVSPDSFNPVVTQGETATDILNIQNIGNDVLDYTIYVVYEGNQINRSQIGEKSHDRSAGGMYIYTGGPLGTVTLSSNDYPDVTAVIQKTDAETPQSTDDEVILHYDGVNAGGIYFITPPVTAQVAAMFPASMILPYAGMELTSVDIFAFNIDINPNTQYFLRIYDMGDANGPGDLLHIQEFTPVPGVFTTIELTDPVWISGVDLWVAWEFTQTDIELAIPGMDAGPHNPNGDWMYTGAAWYHLSANPDLDRNWNIRAKLTGTPVFNWLQVGINPGTIPPGGENNITITFDASELTEGTYNASLLVASNDPDTPEITVPVTLTVEPSPYDPPTNLEAIVDCYDINLTWQAPGGGGQTEELIYDNNVATNGYQWIGYTMSTHMSPQGPCQLLAVKYYTILEAGDNTFNCNLFEWAGTEPGTDIIYTQLVDGVADDWVTVDLSAQNITFSDDFVVGFGSINATTFIGFDANLNNGRSWDFDETGLTWSPWTEAYLERAIVQYADGSIEELAGSPFEPVQVNAETFTNINRTGSGTSINDVKPIENKSFREDPIGYNIYRDGSQINGDPVTDLFYTDPDLALGTYTYEVTAVYSGGESMPTLPATAEVVFLDPVNDLVVSNEPGSPDVAVTWLQPGGIPQWIHWDDGANYDGIGNTTAATFLVAARFAPENLVDFDDMFLTKIAFFPRGYNTTYTLKVWSGVNAGTELLSQPCPTLVFDEWNEITLTAPVPIDITQELWIGYECIQPAGDYPAGCDAGPAVVGFGDMLFNGTTWVSIFSTYGININWNIQGWVGYTDAAAIPIVPVAAVAITNSSGSIPVLGNMRPADNTVFNPLDRSLTGFNIYRNGDLLNEAPITETFYNDSGLPNGLYEYCVEAVYNGICLSEQVCGEVNITVGIDELANRYVTIYPNPVRGFVNLEFTTAIKSVKMMNNIGQVVYSNENINSNEILRVNTASFEPGIYFVQVQTTDGVITRKLTVH, via the coding sequence ATGATGAAAAAACTACTTCTTATTACAGCTTTGATGGCCACAGGTTTATGGAGCTTAGCACAGACTGACTGGATCCAGGTGAATTCGGATCTGGATGCAGGAAGAGGCATTGCCCAGATATCCGTCGGCATGAACGATCCTACCGCACTCTGGGCTTCAGCAGTCAATAGTACCGGTGCTCTTATTGACGAGTATACAAGATCGACCGATGGCGGTACAACATGGACACAAGGTTACTTTAATGCAGGAACAGGCCTTTCACAACTTTTTGCTATAGATGCAATGACCTGCTGGGCTGCATTTAATACAGGCGCTACGCAGGGATGTTACAAAACAGAGAATGGAGGTGTTACATGGGTTAAAAAAGGAACAGCTTTCGGCGGGACGTCTTTTGCGGATGTGATTCACTTTTTCAATGATAACGATGGTTGCGCAGTGGGAGACCCCATTGGTGGCTATTATGAAATATATACGACCACCGATCGCGGGGAATCATGGACCAGGGTTCCATCAGCAAACATTCCGCCACCGTCTTCTGCTGATGAGTATGGCATTACCGGCAACTATGACGCCGTCGGTGATATCATATGGTTCGGCACCAATAAAGGCAGGGTATTCCGCTCACCGGACAAGGGATACACCTGGACAGCCGCTCTTACTGCTTTTGGCGCAACTGTGGTTGTTGACTGCAAATTTAAAGATGCTCAGAACGGCATCGCTTACAGATCATATCTTGACCTTGGCATTGAGCCGGTGTTGAATGTGACCACCGACGGCGGAACGACATGGACAAGTGTGACAGTTACCGGTAATATGTATAGCAGATGGTTTGCTTATGTCCCCGGCACTGAAAACACCTATGTGTCATCGTCTTCTGCTGTTAACCAGTCAGGCATTTCCTACACACGCGATGGCGGCTACGCATGGACCACACTTACAGCCGGTTATCCTTTCCAGGCTATGGCATGGTTCGATGACGAAACAGGATTAGCTGGAACATGGGCATATGCTGTACCGGATATTGCTGTGAGTCCCGACAGCTTTAATCCTGTAGTAACCCAAGGTGAAACGGCAACAGATATACTTAATATTCAGAATATTGGGAACGATGTTCTCGATTACACTATTTATGTCGTCTATGAAGGTAATCAGATAAACCGTTCTCAGATTGGAGAAAAATCGCATGACAGAAGTGCAGGCGGTATGTATATCTATACAGGCGGACCTCTTGGAACGGTAACATTAAGTTCGAATGACTATCCAGATGTCACAGCAGTAATTCAAAAGACCGATGCAGAAACTCCACAATCAACAGATGATGAAGTCATTTTACATTATGACGGTGTTAATGCTGGTGGTATTTATTTCATCACTCCTCCGGTTACTGCTCAGGTCGCCGCTATGTTCCCCGCCTCAATGATTTTGCCCTATGCAGGTATGGAACTCACTTCTGTTGATATCTTTGCTTTTAATATTGATATTAATCCCAACACCCAGTACTTTTTAAGAATTTATGATATGGGCGATGCCAATGGACCCGGAGATTTATTGCATATTCAAGAATTTACGCCTGTTCCTGGTGTTTTTACAACCATTGAACTCACTGATCCCGTTTGGATAAGTGGTGTAGATCTCTGGGTAGCATGGGAATTTACACAAACCGATATTGAGCTTGCTATTCCCGGGATGGATGCTGGCCCTCATAATCCGAATGGCGACTGGATGTATACTGGTGCTGCCTGGTATCACCTTTCCGCTAATCCGGACCTTGATAGGAACTGGAACATCAGAGCTAAGCTGACAGGCACTCCGGTATTTAACTGGCTGCAGGTTGGTATCAACCCAGGAACTATACCCCCAGGTGGAGAAAATAACATCACGATCACCTTTGATGCCAGTGAATTGACGGAAGGTACATATAATGCAAGCTTGCTTGTTGCAAGCAATGATCCGGATACTCCGGAAATCACAGTTCCTGTTACTTTAACTGTTGAGCCATCACCTTATGATCCGCCAACAAACCTGGAGGCAATTGTGGACTGTTATGATATCAACCTTACATGGCAGGCTCCAGGAGGTGGTGGCCAGACCGAAGAGCTGATCTATGATAATAATGTGGCCACTAACGGATACCAGTGGATTGGATATACTATGTCGACGCACATGTCGCCTCAGGGTCCTTGCCAACTCCTCGCGGTGAAGTACTATACCATTCTCGAGGCGGGTGATAATACCTTTAACTGTAATTTATTCGAATGGGCAGGTACAGAACCAGGAACGGATATTATCTATACTCAACTTGTTGATGGAGTTGCTGATGATTGGGTGACGGTTGACCTGTCAGCACAAAATATCACTTTTTCGGATGATTTTGTTGTCGGTTTCGGTTCCATAAATGCCACCACATTCATTGGATTTGATGCCAACCTGAATAATGGCCGGTCATGGGATTTTGATGAAACAGGTTTGACATGGTCCCCATGGACTGAGGCCTATCTTGAACGTGCTATAGTTCAATATGCTGACGGTTCTATTGAAGAGCTGGCCGGTAGCCCGTTTGAACCCGTACAGGTGAATGCCGAAACTTTTACTAACATAAATAGGACAGGTAGCGGTACTTCCATCAACGATGTGAAGCCGATTGAAAACAAATCCTTCCGCGAAGATCCTATCGGATATAATATTTACAGGGATGGTAGCCAGATCAATGGCGACCCTGTCACCGATCTGTTCTATACCGATCCTGATCTTGCCCTTGGTACTTATACTTATGAGGTGACTGCGGTTTATTCCGGTGGCGAATCCATGCCAACGTTACCTGCAACAGCAGAGGTTGTCTTCCTTGATCCGGTGAATGACCTTGTTGTGAGCAATGAACCGGGAAGTCCTGATGTTGCTGTGACATGGCTGCAGCCGGGAGGTATTCCACAGTGGATACACTGGGACGACGGTGCAAATTATGACGGCATCGGCAATACCACTGCTGCCACTTTCCTTGTGGCGGCACGCTTTGCTCCTGAAAATCTGGTAGACTTCGACGACATGTTCCTGACCAAGATAGCCTTTTTCCCAAGAGGTTATAATACAACCTATACACTGAAAGTCTGGAGTGGTGTCAATGCCGGCACTGAATTACTGTCACAGCCTTGCCCGACTCTTGTTTTCGACGAATGGAATGAAATCACGCTGACCGCCCCTGTTCCTATTGACATCACACAGGAATTATGGATCGGTTATGAGTGTATCCAACCTGCAGGGGATTATCCTGCCGGTTGTGATGCAGGGCCTGCCGTTGTTGGGTTTGGTGACATGCTCTTCAATGGCACTACCTGGGTTTCTATTTTTTCGACTTATGGTATAAATATCAACTGGAATATCCAGGGATGGGTTGGCTATACGGATGCTGCTGCTATACCGATTGTTCCGGTTGCGGCTGTTGCCATTACAAATTCTTCTGGGAGCATTCCTGTATTGGGAAACATGCGCCCGGCAGATAACACTGTCTTCAATCCTCTCGACAGAAGCCTCACGGGATTTAACATCTATCGCAATGGTGACCTTCTGAATGAAGCGCCGATAACAGAAACCTTTTATAATGATTCAGGACTGCCGAATGGCTTATATGAATATTGCGTAGAAGCCGTTTATAATGGCATTTGCCTGTCAGAACAGGTTTGCGGCGAGGTGAATATCACTGTTGGCATTGATGAACTTGCCAACAGGTATGTGACAATCTATCCAAATCCTGTAAGAGGTTTTGTAAACTTAGAGTTCACAACTGCAATCAAATCTGTGAAGATGATGAACAACATCGGGCAGGTGGTTTACAGTAACGAGAACATCAACAGCAACGAGATCCTGCGCGTTAACACGGCATCATTTGAACCAGGCATTTATTTTGTCCAGGTACAAACGACCGATGGGGTGATAACCAGGAAACTTACAGTACATTAA